The DNA region GCTCTTCTCGACGACTGGTTTGTCCATCCCGTTCACTCAGAAGCACCACCTCGCGATGAGCTTGTACTCAAGCTGCTTCTGGCATCTTCGAATCCGAGCATCAATGTCACACGAGTTATCCAAGCAGAGCGTCGAGCGGTCCTCGAGCAACTTCAGGGGTACACCCGCCTCAAGACCGGCGTTCCTCGCATGGATGACCTCGGCTGGATGATGTTGCTTGACTCGCTGATCTACAAGGCAGAAGCCCGGGTGCGCTGGCTCGATGTCTGTGAGGCCCGAATCGCTCAGCATCCGTCCCTGCGCGGAAGTAGTCGAGATGCGGGACGGCGGACTCAACAAGCGGACGTCGATCA from Acidobacteriota bacterium includes:
- a CDS encoding PadR family transcriptional regulator; translation: MSVQMSLLAMLSERPMYGLELKNGFEERTGSVWPLNVGQVYTTLGRLERDGHVTLHSEAGGNKEYAITPEGRALLDDWFVHPVHSEAPPRDELVLKLLLASSNPSINVTRVIQAERRAVLEQLQGYTRLKTGVPRMDDLGWMMLLDSLIYKAEARVRWLDVCEARIAQHPSLRGSSRDAGRRTQQADVDHPETTTEEDREVVE